Within the Candidatus Thorarchaeota archaeon genome, the region GCGTTACTGTTCCCCTTGCAAAGGAGGGATTCCGTGTTTTTGCTCTTGAGAAATCACCTTCAATGCTTTCGGTTGCACGGAATAAGCTAGACCGGCTTACTGAACCCGCCGAAAACCGAATAACACTAGTTGAAGGAGACATGACAAATTTCGGTTTTGACATCACTTTCTCTCTGATTATCATTCCTGCATCCTTTGGACATG harbors:
- a CDS encoding class I SAM-dependent methyltransferase, translated to MVPNNLGYEGAAEFYDFFADNSDIPFYVSYAHETGSPILDLAAGTLRVTVPLAKEGFRVFALEKSPSMLSVARNKLDRLTEPAENRITLVEGDMTNFGFDITFSLIIIPASFGH